The Vibrio sp. NTOU-M3 genomic sequence CTAGAAACCCAGACAGCAGATACATCCAGTCCATTTGTTATCCAGCCTCAAGCCGCGCACGAATTTCAACTCTTGACTCAGCGCCTCAATCAATATCGCCAAGATCTCAACCAAGCCCTCAAACGAGAGCAGGCATTTGCGCGGTATGCGAGCCACGAACTTCGTACGCCACTCACCGTTGTTAAAGGTGCCACCAAACTCATTACGCGTGATGACATCAGTGAGTTTCAAACGCGACAAGTTAAACGGATTAACGACTCCACCGATAATATGATCGCCATGGTCGATGCGCTGCTTGCCATCGTGCGTTATGAGCGAAATGTCAGTGAGCAACCTTTGAGAAGCGTCTCTCTCTCTGAGATACAGGCAATCGTAGACAGCAATGCACCACAAGCACAAGACAAAGGGATTCAAATAGTGATGCATTTTGAACAAGCGCCAAAATTATTCGCAACTCCAGCGGTTCTCAGTATGGTGATTGGCAACTTATTACGAAATGCTGTTGCTGCCGCCCAGAACGGTATTGTGGATTTGCACATCAATGCCCAAGAACTCACGGTGATCGATGATGGGCACGGTTTGGTAACTCAGGCCGACCCGCAAGGCCATGGACTTGGACTGATGATTGTTGAAGATCTATGTCTTCGATATGGCTGGCAGTTCACGCTTAATGAGCACCCACAGCGAGGTTGCATCGCTACCATCCGTTTCTAAGCTGCCCAACGGACGCTATTTTAGGTAAGATAGCGCCCCTTAAATCTCTAACTAGCATCAAGTATGAAACTGAGCGATAGCCCAATAACCCAACACCACTTTAATGGTATCGACTTTTACCTTAAGCGTGATGATCAGTTACATAGTCACTTTACTGGGAACAAAGCACGTAAGTTCATGCAGCTGTTAGAAATGGACTCTCCTCAAGTCACCACATTGGTTGGCTATGGTAGCCCACAAGCTAATTCTCTCTATTCCCTTGCCGCGTTAGCTTCTATTAAAGGCTGGCAACTTGATTTCTGTGTTGACCATATTCCTTCATGGCTAAAAGATAACCCGCGAGGTAACTATCGTGGAGCTTTGGAACTGGGCGCCAATATTGTAGCAATGAAAGATAGCATCGAAACTGCGCATCTCCACCCCTCTGACTTTATCAAAGCAAACTACGTTGAAGAGCAATACCTTGTGGTTCCGGAAGGGGGACGATGTCAACTGGCCGAGTATGGGGTAAAACAGTTGGCGATGGAGCTCCTATCTTGGACACGCTTTGAGGGCAGTAAGGAATTTGTGGTTGCTCTGCCTTCAGGCACTGGAACTACGGCACTGTATTTACACAAGCACCTTGCACCCCACGGCATCGATGTGATCACGTGCCCTTGTGTCGGTGGCAAAGATTATTTAGTTCAACAATTTGAAGAGCTGGGAGAAACGTCTCACCCAATGATCCTTGAACTGGAGAAAAAGCATCATTTCGGTAAACTTTATTATGAAGATTATCTGATCTGGCAGTCGTTGCTTGAACAGACCAATATCGAGTTTGAACTCTTGTACGACCCGATGATGTGGCAATGTTTAAGTCAATGGCATCAGCAAAACAGTGATAAAACCCTGATCTATATTCATCAGGGAGGATTGCTTGGCAACGAGAGCATGTTACCAAGATATGAGCGGCAATATGGCCTAGCAGGCGCATGCAGCGACGAGAAGGAAGTAATATGAAATATGGGTTACTGCTGCTTTTGATGTTCTCTGGTATCACAAGCGCCAAAGTGATTTCGACACCATCGAAACCTATCGTTGCCGTCGATGGAAGTGAGCTTGCCAAGCGTGTTTGTTACTATCAAGATCAGGCGTACTCACTCGGCGCCGTTTTACAAGTGGGTGAGCACTATTTAATTTGCACTGAAGCCAACAAATACGAAACCAACGGCGCATTAAAGTGGGAGCCGTTAAAAGAGTCCTCAGCTAAAATCACACACTAGCGCACTTTACGCGTTACATACACGCGATCAACGACTGCTCCTTCCCGCCTAATACACTTGAGATATGCGCTTCAACAATCTCTTGGTGACGTCCTGATTGCTTAAGAGAAATAATCGCCTGATTGATTAATGTGACCAATTTCTCCGCCCTTGGCGACTGCTTTGAAACCATTAAGTAAAAATTGACGGGTGCCATATCTAATTTCTGGCAACCCACCTCTTCAAAATGAGTCACCTTCCCCGTCGCCAGCCCACCAGCTATTAAAGATGCTTGGGTTTCAAATACATTGCATCGGCCATGTGCTAACAGCTGAAGTAAACTGTCGATATTATTATGGGTGGAATAGATAATGTTTTCCTGAGGAATGCCATACGCTGAGGTATATATTTCATAATTCCAGCCTTGCATACCGCAAATCTTGAAATGCTTCAGCTCGTCCATGGATGTGACTAGCTTTTGTGTCACCGGGTTTACGACACCATTTGGATATTCGGAGTACGAGAAAAAGAGGCTCGATGGCGCGGAATAAAGTGGCCCCACAAAATAGTAATGCTCAGCGCGACTGTCGTTAAATGTGGCATCCGATGCCACCTCATGCTTCCCAATCGACTTATAATTTTCGGTATTTTTAAGGCATCGAGACCAAGGGATTAGCTGAGGTTCAAACTCAATATCGATGATTTCAGAAATCGCTTTAAACAGGTCAACATTAACACCTTGAGGCGTTTTATCTTCCAGTTTTTCATCACTCGACAAGCTATAAAAATAGGGAGCCCAAGGCTCCCCACATACTTTAATGGCACTTTCTTTCGCAAAGGCATTGCTGCATATAAACAAGAACACAATCAAACCAATGGCTTTCAATCCCATTATCTATTCCTAACTTATGCAAATGCTAAAAGTATAGATAATGTTCTGAAATTCGCGTTACTTTAGCCCGCCCATTAACACATATTTTTGCTCTAGATATTCTTCGATTCCTGCTCTGCCACCTTCACGCCCTAACCCGCTTTCTTTAACACCACCAAATGGGGCACTTGCGGTTGAAATCAGCCCTTGGTTGACACCAACCATGCCAGATTCCAACGCTTCACTAACCCTAAATGCCCGAGCTAGGTCTTGCGTATAAACATAACTCGCTAAACCCACTTCTGTCTGATTAGCCCGCTCTATCACTTCCTCTTCATCATGAAAACGGTAGAGCGGTGCTAACGGCCCAAAGGTTTCTTCAGTGGTGCAAAGCATCTCATCACTCACTTCCGTCAACACAATAGGCGCAACAAGTAACCCTTCCGAAAAGTGCGCTTTCCCAGAGCTCAACTGTGCTCCTTTTTGCAACGCATCTTCAACATGGCTCTGCACCTTATTCACAGCAGCTTGGTTGATTAATGGCCCTAAGTCGCTCTGTTCAAGCCCATTTCCTATCTTCATTTTTCGCAGCTTATCAACCAGTAAGTTGGTGAACTTGTCATAAACCGCATCGTGGACATAAATGCGGTTGGCACAAACACAGGTTTGACCCGCATTGCGAAATTTCGCCACAAGTAAACCATCAACCGCAGCCGTCAGATCTGCATCGTCAAACACAATAAATGGTGCATTACCGCCAAGTTCTAACGACAGCTTTTTGATGTTGTCGGCACATTGCGCCATCAACAGTTTCCCCACCCGAGTCGAACCCGTAAAGGAGAGTTTTCGAATGCGCTTATCACGAGCAAGCCGTTCGCCGATCCGTGGTGCATCGCCCGTTACCACTTGCAATAACCCGGCAGGTAGTCCTGCTTGATGCGCTAATTCTGCTAGCGCTAATGCCGTAAAGGGCGTATCCGGCGCTGGCTTTAAGACCACCGCGCACCCTGCGGCAAAAGCCGGCGCGCATTTGCGGGTGATCATCGCTGCTGGAAAATTCCATGGCGTAATGGCAGCGACCACACCGACAGGCTCTTTGTTGACCATCACTTTAGCACCATCGACATGAGAAGGAATGATTTCGCCATACACTCGCTTCGATTCCTCGGCATACCACTGAACAAAACTCGCGGCATAGTGAATTTCACCCAGTGCTTCTTTCAGTGGTTTACCTTGCTCGCAAGTTAAGATCATGGCCAGATCATCTGCGTTTTCCATGATCAACTGATACCAGCGTTGCAACACGCGCGATTTTTCTGCAGCCAGAGTCTGCTTCCACAGCCCAAACGCTTTTTCTGCTCCAACAATGGCCTGTTCAACCTGCGCGCAAGTCAAATTCGGTACGTGGCCCAATAACTTGCCATCAAAAGGATTACGGACTTCTGTTTTCGCTAAGTTATCACTGTCAATCCACAAGCCATCGACATAACACTGCTGTTTAAGTAAGGAGGGATGTGTAAGTTTCATTGAATCAACCTTAGTTGTGGGTGACACGAAAAGAGGAAAGTAGCATACACCCGTCATATTGTACGTTTTGTGAAATTATCGGAACTTCTCTCGGAAGAGGTCAATCAACACCCGCACCTTTTGTGGCAAAAACGCTGCCGATGGATAAATCAAGGTTAGATGTTGCTGTGGATGTTGTATGTGAGGTAGCACCTCCACCAAATCACCCGACTCCAAAGCGGGTTTGGAATGCACTTGTGGCAGCAATGCAATACCACCGCCAGAAATTGCCATAGAGCGCAGCAGATTCAGATCATCAGACTTTAACAAGATTTTAATGTCATCTGCGATAAGCTCTGCATTATAGCGATTAGTCAGCAGCCGATGATGCGCCAAATCTTCAAGTTGGGTGATCTCGGGGTGAGATTGAAGATAAGCCTTGGATGCGACAAAGTGACTGCGATAATGCAACAAACTAAACTGAACATAACTATCGTCTGTGACCTTTACGGCGCTAGGCAGTAGCTGTAAATCAAAGGCTTGACGCTTGAGATCTACGCTCTCTTGATGGTTTTCAATTTCAACACAAATATCAGGAAAGCGCGCCGTATAATCGGAGATGATGCTATTAAAGGCACTTGAGGTCATCAACGCCGAAGGAATCGCAAGCCTAACCGTTCCTGCCAACTCTTTTTGATACTCTTCAACAATAGTCAAGCCTTGCTGAATATGCTCTATCGGTTGATTTACCAGCTCAAACAGACGTTTTCCATTTTCCGTCAGCTCAATGGTTCTGGTGGTTCGGATCAACAGCTGGCACCCTATCGCCTGCTCTAGTTCTTGTAAGCGGCGGCTCACTTTAGAACGTTGCATATTGTTCGCCGTTGCGGCAGCACTGATCCCGCCATGAAGAACGGTTTGAGTGAAGAGATACAGATCGTCGTAGCTTGCGTTCATTGTCCTATAAATAGCTCACAAATGTTCATTCTTGCATTCTACTCGAACACAAACACATTCTCTATAATCCTCGCCTTGTTCAATAAGAATTAGCTCAACATTATGCCGACAGCCGACCACAAATTTCGCTTATGGATGCGCACATTAATTGTCCTATTTGTAATACTATTTGCTTACATTGTAATTGCTGACCGCCAAGCACCACTCACTACAGAAAGCCGAGTTCAAGGCTATGTGGTGCAAATTGCCCCCGAAGTCTCTGGCAAAGTGACTGATGTCGCGGTACGCAATAACCAACACGTTAGCGCTGGCGAAGTCTTATTCAAAATTGACGATCGTAAATACCGCCTTGCGCTGAAACAAGCCGAGCTCTCGCTGGATTCAGCATACGAGAAAGAACAGACGCTATACGCGCAAAGAGAAGCCGCTTTAGCTAACATTACCCGTGCATCAGCAACCTACAACAACGCCCACCGGGAATACCAGCGCCAACAAAAGCTTTCAAAGCAAAACCTAACGTCAAAGTCAGCGTTAGATAACGCCCTTGCTCAATATCAAGTGACCCGCGCAGCACTCAAAGCAGAAAAACAAAACTTAAACGTTATTGAAGCACAACTTGGTAATGGCAAAGGCCAAAGTACGCCCGTTCAGGTGGCAAAAAACACCTTAGAGAAAGCGCAATTAGACTTGAACAACACTCAAGTGTTGGCCCCTAAAGATGGAGTGGTGACTAACTTGCAAGTGGACGTGGGAACTATGGCAAACAGTAACATGCCTTTAGTCACTTTCGTGCCAACGGGCTCACTTTGGGTCGCCGCAGACTTTCGAGAAAAGTCCGTTGCGAACGTAAACCAAGATTATCATGCGTTAGTGGCCTTCGATGCCATGCCTGGTAACGTTTACCCATTTACACTTTCAAGCCGAGATTACGGTGTGGCGGCGGCACAACAAACACCAAACGGTGCATTAACCAAAGTGGAAGTAAACAACCGTTGGGTACGTGATGCCCAGCGCACACGAGTGAACCTTGCCGCAGAAGAAGCCATGCCACCTGCTTTGTTTGTTGGTTCCCGCGCCACCGTGGTGCTTTACCCAGACAACAGTGCATTGTGGCAGTGGCTGGCTAAGCTACAAATCCATGTGGCAAGCTGGTTCCACTACATTTACTAAGGTGTGACCATGAGAACAATGCGAATCTGGTTCGGCTGCTCGCTTGGGTTGGCACTGAGTATGATCTTCGGTTGGTCTTACGGCTTCTTTGCTGTCATGATGCCGCTGTTCATCTTAAGCCGAGCGGATCACTTTCATCTGCCAATGCTAATAATGGTGGTGGTCTCTGCGATTTGGACTACGCTTCAAGCCACCTTTATCGTGGAGTATTTGCAGTTTCATCCAACCCTAATGACGGTTGCTGTTGGCATTATGATGCTATTGAAATGCATTGCGATGATGCGCCCGCAAAGTTATCTATTTGGTTACATGGGTCTGCTCGTTGGTTCGATTGTACTGAACTTTGCCAGCTACAATTTTATCGATATTGAAGAGTTCAACGTCAACCTTTGGGTAATTGTATTGGCGAATGTGGGTGTTTGTGCACTCGCTTACTGGGTCTTCCCTGAACCGCCTTCAAAAACGAATGTAGAAGAACAACCCAGCACTCCGGTTAAAAGTGATATCGACTACATTAGCCAAGTTGCCATGGGTTGGGTGGTTGCGATGGCTGCATTTCTGCTTTTTCAGGTAGCAGACTTGTATGACTCACTGTCTGCGCAGGCTTCAATCTTGATTGTACTTACACCCATGACATTAGCGGGTTCCATGGCAATGGCAAAAATCCGCATTATTGGTACGTTTCTCGGCTGCCTTGCGGGCATGTTGATCCAACTGCTGCTTGGCCGTTGGTTTAGTGAGGGGATTCTATTTTGGCTTGCCTTTACCATTGCCGCAGGCCCTTTCTGCCTCTGGCTAACAAAAGGCCAAATAAAAGCGGCGATTGCCTTCTCGGCAATGTCGGCGCTGGCGGTTCCTTTAACCACCTCGTTGGTGCCCGAGCAAAAAGACGCGTTCTTCTCTATTCTATACCGCTTCAGCTCTATCTTTGTCGCCGTCACGCTTACAGCTATGGTAATGTGGGTTGTACATCACGGCATTCGGGTGAGCTTATTAAAACAAGCCAAACGCGGATAAAAAGGCGCTCTCAAGAGCGCCTTTTTTCATTATTGCTTTTCCAACGCGGCTAATGCCTTGACCACATTCAGTACATACACTTGGCAATCTATCGCGGTTTGCGGATCAAAATCTTGTTTGTGTAAATCCGTATTGGACAGAATACGAATACCAACAAATGGGATTTCATGCGCCTTCGCCACCAACGCAGCTGAGGATGTTTCCATCTCTTCAACCGATGTCCCATAGGTTTTGTGGAGCCAGTTAATTCTATCAACTTCGCGGTTCCACTCATCGGCAGTACCAATCACACCTTTTACAACTTTACCGTGGTGATATTCCTTCGCCTGAGACAAAGCTAACTCAACCAGCTTATCATCCGCTTTAAACTGCTTATGTTCCACTAGCTCACCGTGATCTCGAAGGCGCATCGTCACATCAAAATTTGCCCATTTGGTTGGGTGAATCCCACCCTCTTTCGGTGTGAACTCCGATTGGTATGCTCCCATATTAAAACTGGCTTCACCCACCACAATATCACCTCGTTTCAGCGCCGGATCATGCCCACCTGACGTGCCTTGGTTAATAATGTACTTTGGCTTAAAGCGTTCAATCGCTAACGCGGTTGATGCAGCCGCATTGGCAATACCAACCTCAGTACGCGCAATCACGACCGGATAACCTTCAATCTCCCCTTCCCAAAAGGTCCAAGAGCCCACCATGGTCTTGCTGGATTTTTTCAATACCGAAACCAACGTACTGGTTTCAATATCCATTGCGCCCTGAATCAAAATCGGTTGCGGTTTGGCAGCCACGGCAAAAGAGCAAATTGCCGCAAATAAAACAAATAATCTACGAAATAACATCATCACTTACTTACTTACAAAACAATCAAAACGCGCACAACATAGACACAGCAACCGTTTGCGTCAATGAATATTAGAAATGAAAATAGTAAGCGCTCAACGTTATAAAGACGGTGGATAGTTGGAATGTCTCATTGGCTAAGCGCTCTGAAATTGTTTTAGCTCTAGTTTTCATGTATACATGTCCTCAGTTTTGACCAACGCTTTGCTCTTGATCTCTAACAGTCCATTCGCATCACAAAAATAACTCAACCCCGCCCAAACTTTCTTAGAACCAACTATATAAACTTGTTTCTTTGCACGAGTGATTGCCACATTCAGTATATTTGGTTTACTCGATGCCCAAGTCGCAGAACCTTTTGTCGCTTCTGATACACCTAAAACAAAAATGACGCTTTTTTCTTCTTTTCCCTGAAACGTATGAACCGTTCCCACACGCCCAGAAAGCCAAGATTTCACTACAGCTTTAGCGACACCATGCTCAACTAGAACTCGTTCAATATCTCTCTTCACCCCATCTTTAACTTTCCTAAAGGGGGAAATAACATAAATGTCAGGGAGCTCATTGCTACGTAGATAGTGAGAATAAATCATATTGGCAACATATACCCCTTGCTCAGGAACATAATGTTTACCATCCACCTCTCCAGTAATATCCACCCATTGACTTGGCCCCCATGTCACATGTGGCTTTCCATCAGGCTTTTCATTCCCGTGAAACATTTTATTGTTGTATGCAATTTTATTAGAAATGCTAAACATTGGCTCATCACAGCGGCGATGTACGCGTAAAGGGCTTCCTAACCATTCGTTGTCGGCGATTTCATAAGTACCATAAGGGTTTACTCTGTCGGCCAATTTTTGAACCGAGGTGACCGTAGGAGACCATGTCATCCATGCATCACCTTCAAATTGCTCTTGAGCAAACCCTTCAACAAATTCAGGCGGAATGGTAAAAACAGGCTCAATTTGTAGTGGATCACCAACCACAACAGCACGCTTCGCTCTAAACAAAGCACCCACAGCTTGCTGAGGTGATGCTTGACCAGCCTCATCAATAAACAACCAGCCAATTTCATTACTATCAAACGAAGAAAACTGTCTTGCTACAGAAGCAAATGTAGAGGAAACCACAGGTATGAACATGAACAACCACTGCCAAAAAATCTTCGCGGCTTCACGCTCTGAAATAGAATTGCTTAAAGCTTTAGACATATAGTAAAGCACATTGCTACCGAGCTTATATTTTTCATTTGCTGCAATCAGCCAAGCCTCATGAAGCTCCAACGCCTTTACTGTGAGGTTTGCTCTTTTAATATTCAGCTCTTCACAGTGTTCAAATGCCCTACGCTGTAGTTCATCCTTTTCAAGATCTGCCTCTCCATCATCAAAACAAACATCTTTATACCGCTCGAATAAAACAGAGCAAGCCTGAATATCCCTGTCTAGATCCCGACTAAATTGCTCCACTTTCCTCTTATATAGAAAATACTTATCGTTACAAGTATCGAGCCGTAATGCCATTTTGTTCAGTAATACACGCCCTTTCCAAAAGGATGGTAACAAAAAGAACAAAATAGACAGTTGCTTGCTTTTTAGCTTAGTAACAAAGCTCTTTAATCTTAAGCAGCGGAGTTCGAGAGACTCTAATTTGTGTTGATAAATGACCAATTGCTTTTTTCTATTCTTTAATGACCTCAATAACTCAAGCTCAGCCATGCAATCTTTCAATGCTTTTTCTGCCTGCTTAAACGATGCTTGCGCACTTGGAAAGTCAGCCTGAATGGCAGAAGTTCTTTTCTTTAAAAGCTTGATGGTATCGAGCAGTTTCTGATAATTTTCAGCGCCAGATTCGACATCCATATCTTTAGTTGCTGTAAAAAATAAATGTTTATCCACCTTGTTTCGATTACTTTGGTTGCCAATTGCAGCTGCCATTAACCCCCAGCAATCGTTATCTTCAGATAGCGGATATAAAATTGGCCTATGATGTGCTGGAACATCAAACTTATGTTCAGCCGCAAGCTTTTGAGCCGCAGGTTTAAAATACTCGGTTGCCTGATATTGGCTCCCCAAAGACTTTGTTTGTGGTAACTCTTTAGTAATATTTTCGACTGCCGTGTTATTACTTGAAACAACGACCATCTCAAATCCACAAAGAGCTTGATTCAGTTTAGGAACCGAAACCGCTTTATCATCAATCTTCGTTTTAATGTAACCAGTAATCGACTGGCTGATATTTGAAAGACAAGCAAGCACTCTCGCTCTATCGACTAAATTGTTAGCCATGATATCTCGCAGCATCGTAGTTTTGCCCGTCCCTGGAGGGCCATTGACGGAATATATGCCTTGAGTTTCCAAATCTCGATATAGCGTATTGATCGCAAACTGCTGCATTAGGCTCATGTAGTGAGAGTCTTCTCCTGGCCAGCGGCCTGCGGGCGTCATATCAAGCATCAAATGCTTTCTCAGTAACGTCTGCCCTTTCGCACTCAATAAGTCATCATATTTATCTTCATTTTTCCCGATATACTGAGCAAGGGCAGAGTTAGGAGCTAACTTACCATCCTGTACATGTTTAATCGCTAA encodes the following:
- a CDS encoding sensor histidine kinase, producing the protein MLKNFLSSTQTLTGRLALFFGGVSCVVGLVAFLIFFLALQWSEDRVGERRILIDRNEAVNAFLSGAEGKISLDTLTDAYNDLSLLPEPYNQYLQKHDSFLGEVGLTQSPESHMIYKGHYFENGQKKDIVLLSEIDQVEFHVQEMLVSASIVILFVVLLMFIFGALLYRLSKRLIEPINELAAQLETQTADTSSPFVIQPQAAHEFQLLTQRLNQYRQDLNQALKREQAFARYASHELRTPLTVVKGATKLITRDDISEFQTRQVKRINDSTDNMIAMVDALLAIVRYERNVSEQPLRSVSLSEIQAIVDSNAPQAQDKGIQIVMHFEQAPKLFATPAVLSMVIGNLLRNAVAAAQNGIVDLHINAQELTVIDDGHGLVTQADPQGHGLGLMIVEDLCLRYGWQFTLNEHPQRGCIATIRF
- a CDS encoding 1-aminocyclopropane-1-carboxylate deaminase/D-cysteine desulfhydrase, with protein sequence MKLSDSPITQHHFNGIDFYLKRDDQLHSHFTGNKARKFMQLLEMDSPQVTTLVGYGSPQANSLYSLAALASIKGWQLDFCVDHIPSWLKDNPRGNYRGALELGANIVAMKDSIETAHLHPSDFIKANYVEEQYLVVPEGGRCQLAEYGVKQLAMELLSWTRFEGSKEFVVALPSGTGTTALYLHKHLAPHGIDVITCPCVGGKDYLVQQFEELGETSHPMILELEKKHHFGKLYYEDYLIWQSLLEQTNIEFELLYDPMMWQCLSQWHQQNSDKTLIYIHQGGLLGNESMLPRYERQYGLAGACSDEKEVI
- a CDS encoding DUF1496 domain-containing protein produces the protein MKYGLLLLLMFSGITSAKVISTPSKPIVAVDGSELAKRVCYYQDQAYSLGAVLQVGEHYLICTEANKYETNGALKWEPLKESSAKITH
- a CDS encoding substrate-binding periplasmic protein translates to MGLKAIGLIVFLFICSNAFAKESAIKVCGEPWAPYFYSLSSDEKLEDKTPQGVNVDLFKAISEIIDIEFEPQLIPWSRCLKNTENYKSIGKHEVASDATFNDSRAEHYYFVGPLYSAPSSLFFSYSEYPNGVVNPVTQKLVTSMDELKHFKICGMQGWNYEIYTSAYGIPQENIIYSTHNNIDSLLQLLAHGRCNVFETQASLIAGGLATGKVTHFEEVGCQKLDMAPVNFYLMVSKQSPRAEKLVTLINQAIISLKQSGRHQEIVEAHISSVLGGKEQSLIACM
- a CDS encoding NAD-dependent succinate-semialdehyde dehydrogenase, with the translated sequence MKLTHPSLLKQQCYVDGLWIDSDNLAKTEVRNPFDGKLLGHVPNLTCAQVEQAIVGAEKAFGLWKQTLAAEKSRVLQRWYQLIMENADDLAMILTCEQGKPLKEALGEIHYAASFVQWYAEESKRVYGEIIPSHVDGAKVMVNKEPVGVVAAITPWNFPAAMITRKCAPAFAAGCAVVLKPAPDTPFTALALAELAHQAGLPAGLLQVVTGDAPRIGERLARDKRIRKLSFTGSTRVGKLLMAQCADNIKKLSLELGGNAPFIVFDDADLTAAVDGLLVAKFRNAGQTCVCANRIYVHDAVYDKFTNLLVDKLRKMKIGNGLEQSDLGPLINQAAVNKVQSHVEDALQKGAQLSSGKAHFSEGLLVAPIVLTEVSDEMLCTTEETFGPLAPLYRFHDEEEVIERANQTEVGLASYVYTQDLARAFRVSEALESGMVGVNQGLISTASAPFGGVKESGLGREGGRAGIEEYLEQKYVLMGGLK
- a CDS encoding LysR family transcriptional regulator, yielding MNASYDDLYLFTQTVLHGGISAAATANNMQRSKVSRRLQELEQAIGCQLLIRTTRTIELTENGKRLFELVNQPIEHIQQGLTIVEEYQKELAGTVRLAIPSALMTSSAFNSIISDYTARFPDICVEIENHQESVDLKRQAFDLQLLPSAVKVTDDSYVQFSLLHYRSHFVASKAYLQSHPEITQLEDLAHHRLLTNRYNAELIADDIKILLKSDDLNLLRSMAISGGGIALLPQVHSKPALESGDLVEVLPHIQHPQQHLTLIYPSAAFLPQKVRVLIDLFREKFR
- a CDS encoding HlyD family secretion protein, with the translated sequence MPTADHKFRLWMRTLIVLFVILFAYIVIADRQAPLTTESRVQGYVVQIAPEVSGKVTDVAVRNNQHVSAGEVLFKIDDRKYRLALKQAELSLDSAYEKEQTLYAQREAALANITRASATYNNAHREYQRQQKLSKQNLTSKSALDNALAQYQVTRAALKAEKQNLNVIEAQLGNGKGQSTPVQVAKNTLEKAQLDLNNTQVLAPKDGVVTNLQVDVGTMANSNMPLVTFVPTGSLWVAADFREKSVANVNQDYHALVAFDAMPGNVYPFTLSSRDYGVAAAQQTPNGALTKVEVNNRWVRDAQRTRVNLAAEEAMPPALFVGSRATVVLYPDNSALWQWLAKLQIHVASWFHYIY
- a CDS encoding DUF2955 domain-containing protein, encoding MRTMRIWFGCSLGLALSMIFGWSYGFFAVMMPLFILSRADHFHLPMLIMVVVSAIWTTLQATFIVEYLQFHPTLMTVAVGIMMLLKCIAMMRPQSYLFGYMGLLVGSIVLNFASYNFIDIEEFNVNLWVIVLANVGVCALAYWVFPEPPSKTNVEEQPSTPVKSDIDYISQVAMGWVVAMAAFLLFQVADLYDSLSAQASILIVLTPMTLAGSMAMAKIRIIGTFLGCLAGMLIQLLLGRWFSEGILFWLAFTIAAGPFCLWLTKGQIKAAIAFSAMSALAVPLTTSLVPEQKDAFFSILYRFSSIFVAVTLTAMVMWVVHHGIRVSLLKQAKRG
- the mtnN gene encoding 5'-methylthioadenosine/S-adenosylhomocysteine nucleosidase, which produces MMLFRRLFVLFAAICSFAVAAKPQPILIQGAMDIETSTLVSVLKKSSKTMVGSWTFWEGEIEGYPVVIARTEVGIANAAASTALAIERFKPKYIINQGTSGGHDPALKRGDIVVGEASFNMGAYQSEFTPKEGGIHPTKWANFDVTMRLRDHGELVEHKQFKADDKLVELALSQAKEYHHGKVVKGVIGTADEWNREVDRINWLHKTYGTSVEEMETSSAALVAKAHEIPFVGIRILSNTDLHKQDFDPQTAIDCQVYVLNVVKALAALEKQ
- a CDS encoding DEAD/DEAH box helicase, coding for MSEEKQLALKVLDYWHKIEFFNSADLGDIEQVGNGAIHYDFEEIATNPECLPWINRNQICRAGKKYTPNKHYAYKVYIGLFHRSEIFEAGRRYFPKFEQQYPDFDERRQDSGFTCSIILHVNVTGEIVLDKTEISTAPWAISKLQKNSLAAIKLSDFDKDCDKLNKRFGEICTVASNLKEECQYPSVLTTYELIEFLKALDELIQFQPVSERYIPSVMIELDERKFRKGQPTPTLPDFSFTALPDFSALGQRLDDLAKRKKKTEEKPENEEATLTHSISILNSFYIRDLELAIKHVQDGKLAPNSALAQYIGKNEDKYDDLLSAKGQTLLRKHLMLDMTPAGRWPGEDSHYMSLMQQFAINTLYRDLETQGIYSVNGPPGTGKTTMLRDIMANNLVDRARVLACLSNISQSITGYIKTKIDDKAVSVPKLNQALCGFEMVVVSSNNTAVENITKELPQTKSLGSQYQATEYFKPAAQKLAAEHKFDVPAHHRPILYPLSEDNDCWGLMAAAIGNQSNRNKVDKHLFFTATKDMDVESGAENYQKLLDTIKLLKKRTSAIQADFPSAQASFKQAEKALKDCMAELELLRSLKNRKKQLVIYQHKLESLELRCLRLKSFVTKLKSKQLSILFFLLPSFWKGRVLLNKMALRLDTCNDKYFLYKRKVEQFSRDLDRDIQACSVLFERYKDVCFDDGEADLEKDELQRRAFEHCEELNIKRANLTVKALELHEAWLIAANEKYKLGSNVLYYMSKALSNSISEREAAKIFWQWLFMFIPVVSSTFASVARQFSSFDSNEIGWLFIDEAGQASPQQAVGALFRAKRAVVVGDPLQIEPVFTIPPEFVEGFAQEQFEGDAWMTWSPTVTSVQKLADRVNPYGTYEIADNEWLGSPLRVHRRCDEPMFSISNKIAYNNKMFHGNEKPDGKPHVTWGPSQWVDITGEVDGKHYVPEQGVYVANMIYSHYLRSNELPDIYVISPFRKVKDGVKRDIERVLVEHGVAKAVVKSWLSGRVGTVHTFQGKEEKSVIFVLGVSEATKGSATWASSKPNILNVAITRAKKQVYIVGSKKVWAGLSYFCDANGLLEIKSKALVKTEDMYT